Proteins from one Bacteroidales bacterium genomic window:
- a CDS encoding deoxyribodipyrimidine photo-lyase: MKVNIFWFRRDLRLEDNTALEEALGSGLPVLPVFIFDTNITEELASDDARISFIYDTLASINHGLKKWGSSLKVIKGDPHTVWQELISSYDINSVLINKDYEPYALQRDIAIEVLLRKHNIALKRYKDQVIFGERDILKADNTPYTVFTPYKARWLQKFNEILPFKNSIGSDFFKNFHKCNFEFPAIEKIGFYHSSLKVRPYDLTALNEYEKYRDLPFADRTSYLSPHLRFGTVSIRNLVTLALKSNQTFLNELIWREFFMQILFNFPKVVTENFRSKYDGINWINREDEFEKWCNGETGYPLVDAGMRQLNTTGYMHNRVRMVTAGFLCKHLLIDWRWGEAYFAGKLLDYELSSNNGNWQWAAGTGCDAAPYFRIFSPDSQQKRFDPKMEYIRKWVPDFEKSSYPKPMIEHDFARKRAIEIYKSGIK; encoded by the coding sequence ATGAAGGTTAACATATTCTGGTTTCGAAGAGATCTGCGTCTTGAAGACAACACCGCTCTTGAAGAAGCTTTAGGCAGTGGATTACCTGTCCTTCCGGTATTTATATTTGATACTAATATCACAGAAGAACTGGCATCTGATGATGCGAGAATAAGTTTCATATATGATACCCTGGCTTCAATAAACCACGGTCTCAAAAAATGGGGAAGCTCACTAAAAGTTATTAAAGGTGACCCTCATACAGTCTGGCAAGAACTCATATCATCGTATGATATTAATTCCGTCCTGATTAACAAAGATTACGAGCCATATGCTCTTCAAAGGGATATTGCAATTGAGGTCTTGTTGCGAAAGCATAACATAGCTCTAAAAAGGTATAAAGACCAAGTAATCTTCGGTGAAAGAGATATTCTTAAAGCAGACAATACTCCGTATACCGTATTTACTCCATATAAAGCGCGATGGCTTCAGAAATTTAATGAAATATTACCCTTTAAAAACAGTATAGGTTCAGACTTTTTTAAGAATTTCCATAAATGCAATTTTGAATTCCCGGCAATTGAAAAGATCGGTTTTTATCATAGCTCCTTAAAAGTCAGGCCATATGATCTCACTGCATTAAACGAATATGAAAAATATCGTGATCTTCCATTTGCTGACAGGACCAGTTATTTGTCACCACACCTTCGTTTCGGCACGGTAAGTATCCGGAACTTGGTTACACTGGCCTTAAAATCAAATCAGACATTTCTTAATGAACTTATCTGGAGGGAATTCTTCATGCAGATCCTTTTCAATTTCCCAAAGGTTGTCACAGAAAATTTCAGATCGAAGTATGATGGAATCAACTGGATAAACAGGGAAGATGAATTTGAAAAATGGTGCAACGGAGAAACAGGCTATCCTTTGGTTGACGCCGGGATGAGGCAGCTTAATACTACCGGATATATGCATAACAGGGTAAGAATGGTAACAGCGGGCTTCCTCTGTAAACATCTGCTGATCGACTGGCGGTGGGGCGAGGCATACTTTGCCGGAAAATTACTCGACTATGAACTCTCTTCAAACAACGGAAACTGGCAATGGGCTGCAGGTACAGGTTGCGATGCCGCACCATACTTCCGGATTTTTAGTCCTGATTCCCAGCAAAAACGGTTCGATCCGAAAATGGAATATATCCGAAAATGGGTACCGGATTTTGAAAAATCCTCATACCCAAAACCTATGATAGAACACGACTTTGCCAGAAAAAGGGCAATCGAAATATATAAATCCGGAATAAAATAA
- a CDS encoding alpha/beta fold hydrolase, translating to MKTFAKWLGGIILVLLIAYAVGPKPAKPEFKIPEISVASTLIDLEKQITESEKGVRGIKPDNQARIVWADTSKKEKTKIAFLYLHGFSASQAEGEPVHRRIAKKYNANLFLARLAAHGIDRGDSSMIDLTADDYVASAEIALAIAKQLGEEVIVIGTSAGGALTLFLASRHPEIKGIVLYSPCVKLYDGTAVILNKPWGLQIARKVTGGPVNKYDAESPEHANYWQLKYRIEALVALQNLVSNTMKPETFSKIKCPVFLGYYYKSETEQDNTVSVPAMLKMYDELGTPADLKQKMAFPETGAHVIASYIRSKDWQSVERETDRFLAEIVKL from the coding sequence ATGAAGACTTTTGCAAAATGGCTTGGCGGGATTATCCTGGTACTTCTGATAGCTTACGCTGTTGGTCCCAAACCGGCAAAACCTGAATTTAAGATACCTGAAATAAGTGTTGCTTCAACACTTATTGATCTTGAAAAACAAATTACTGAAAGTGAAAAGGGTGTCCGGGGTATTAAACCCGACAATCAGGCAAGAATAGTCTGGGCCGACACAAGTAAAAAAGAGAAAACGAAGATTGCATTTCTTTACCTTCACGGGTTTTCTGCAAGTCAGGCTGAGGGAGAACCTGTACACAGGCGTATAGCGAAAAAATATAATGCAAATCTGTTCCTTGCAAGGCTTGCAGCACATGGAATCGACAGAGGTGACAGCTCAATGATAGACCTGACTGCAGATGATTATGTTGCCTCAGCTGAAATAGCACTGGCCATTGCTAAGCAGTTGGGTGAAGAAGTTATTGTAATAGGGACATCTGCAGGCGGAGCGCTTACTCTTTTTCTAGCCTCCCGTCATCCGGAAATAAAGGGTATTGTACTCTATTCCCCTTGTGTTAAATTATATGATGGTACAGCAGTAATCTTAAACAAACCATGGGGATTGCAGATTGCGCGAAAAGTAACCGGCGGACCTGTAAATAAATATGATGCCGAGAGTCCGGAACATGCAAACTACTGGCAGCTTAAGTACAGGATTGAAGCATTGGTTGCTCTTCAGAATCTTGTTTCAAATACGATGAAACCAGAGACCTTCTCTAAGATTAAATGTCCTGTTTTCCTTGGTTACTATTATAAAAGCGAAACCGAACAGGATAATACTGTATCAGTTCCTGCAATGCTTAAAATGTATGATGAATTAGGTACTCCTGCGGATTTGAAACAAAAGATGGCCTTCCCTGAAACCGGGGCACATGTAATTGCTTCGTATATCAGATCTAAGGATTGGCAAAGCGTTGAAAGGGAAACAGATAGGTTTCTTGCTGAGATCGTAAAACTATAA
- a CDS encoding DegV family EDD domain-containing protein encodes MILTTPVPLNEMDGRRLYYTFIAGARKVIEHQVELNKINVFPVNDGDTGTNLASTIRAVVDSLHPHRSYKITADRIAETTLVNARGNSGIIFAQFLYGMSCETGNFKTITISQFAESVKNSIRYIYEAVANPVEGTMLTVIKDWAEYIYENRFRITDFNQMFLSSLSVLNKSLIETKTKLAVLAKANVVDAGARGFVFFVEGITDFITNSNLKELVQAKSETGVFEKIEESIPEKPDFRFCTEALIKNSSINSKDLLSTLERFGNSIVVAGSDRMRRLHVHTDTPAELFNELRLTGTLAFQKADDMVRQSDVVYNRKWKIALVTDSTCDLSQDLLDNYQVNMLPININFGENHYLDKVTIQPEQFYTLLKENKNYPKSSQVNEKAFVNLYSHLASHYDSVIAIHLSDKLSGTFNSSQKAALAISKEFGKPITAINSKNLSGALGLLVLRAARAIEEGKSHDEIVQMTTKWTSDLKIFVSVRDIIYLIRGGRLSAAKGLIARLLNINPIVSIDETGKAIVFDKSFNQKANMEKVMGHIAKICSENKIWNYVVLHANNDEAAKWYAERMEEVTGLPPVSSVNISPIIGANAGIGAAAVALMCE; translated from the coding sequence ATGATTCTAACGACTCCGGTGCCGCTAAATGAAATGGATGGACGCAGACTCTACTACACGTTTATTGCAGGCGCCCGTAAGGTAATTGAACACCAGGTAGAACTTAATAAAATTAATGTTTTCCCTGTTAACGACGGTGATACCGGAACCAACCTGGCATCAACAATAAGAGCCGTTGTCGATTCGCTGCACCCGCACAGATCATATAAAATAACTGCCGACAGGATTGCTGAAACAACCCTGGTAAATGCTCGTGGGAACTCAGGTATTATCTTTGCTCAGTTCCTCTACGGAATGAGTTGCGAAACAGGCAATTTTAAAACAATCACAATCAGTCAGTTTGCTGAGAGCGTAAAAAACTCTATCCGCTATATTTACGAAGCTGTTGCCAATCCAGTTGAAGGAACCATGCTTACAGTGATAAAGGACTGGGCGGAATATATCTACGAGAACAGGTTCAGAATAACAGACTTCAACCAAATGTTTTTAAGCTCCCTAAGTGTACTCAACAAGTCGCTTATCGAGACCAAAACAAAACTTGCGGTTCTGGCAAAAGCCAATGTTGTTGATGCCGGGGCAAGAGGATTTGTATTCTTTGTTGAAGGAATAACCGATTTTATCACAAACAGTAACCTTAAAGAACTGGTACAGGCAAAATCCGAGACCGGAGTATTCGAAAAGATTGAGGAGTCGATCCCTGAGAAACCTGATTTCAGATTTTGTACTGAAGCGCTTATTAAAAACAGTTCAATTAACAGTAAAGATCTTCTTTCGACTCTCGAAAGGTTTGGCAACTCAATTGTAGTTGCAGGATCCGACAGGATGCGCCGGTTACATGTTCATACCGACACCCCAGCCGAGCTTTTCAATGAACTCAGGCTTACCGGTACTCTAGCATTTCAGAAAGCCGATGATATGGTTAGGCAGAGTGATGTTGTTTATAACAGGAAATGGAAAATTGCCCTTGTTACAGACTCAACTTGCGATCTGTCGCAGGATCTGCTCGACAACTACCAGGTAAACATGCTCCCGATAAACATCAACTTCGGTGAAAATCATTATCTCGATAAAGTAACTATTCAGCCGGAACAGTTTTATACTCTGCTCAAGGAAAATAAAAATTACCCCAAATCATCGCAGGTAAATGAAAAGGCATTTGTTAATCTCTATTCACATCTTGCCTCTCACTACGATTCTGTAATAGCAATTCACCTTAGCGATAAACTCAGCGGCACTTTCAACAGCAGTCAGAAAGCAGCTCTGGCAATCAGTAAAGAATTCGGCAAACCAATTACAGCCATTAACTCTAAAAATCTTTCAGGGGCCCTTGGTCTTCTCGTTCTTAGAGCAGCCAGAGCAATTGAAGAGGGCAAGTCGCATGATGAGATTGTTCAAATGACCACCAAATGGACTTCTGACCTGAAAATCTTTGTGTCGGTGAGGGATATAATTTACCTTATCCGCGGAGGACGTCTTTCTGCAGCCAAGGGGTTAATTGCCAGATTATTGAACATAAATCCTATAGTCTCGATCGATGAAACCGGAAAAGCCATTGTTTTTGATAAATCGTTTAATCAAAAGGCTAACATGGAAAAAGTGATGGGACATATCGCCAAAATCTGCAGTGAGAATAAGATCTGGAATTATGTTGTTCTTCATGCAAACAATGATGAAGCTGCAAAATGGTATGCTGAACGCATGGAGGAGGTTACCGGATTACCTCCGGTTTCATCTGTAAACATCTCACCAATAATAGGAGCCAACGCAGGCATCGGAGCTGCAGCTGTAGCTCTTATGTGTGAATAA
- a CDS encoding FAD-dependent oxidoreductase, with the protein MKTSLSLLFLALLSLSGCQTDPNSYKADVIVYGGTSAAVTTAVQVSRMGKSVIVVSPDKHLGGLSSSGLGFTDTGNKEVIGGLAREFYQLLYQHYMKAESWNWQKQSEYGNKGQGNPAIDGENRTMWIFEPHAAEEAFEQMIKANNITVFREELLDREKGVVKKNGKIISIRTLSGKLFKAKIFVDATYEGDLMASAGVKYTVGREANSEYGETWNGVQKGVFHHGHYFKDKIDPYKIPGDPSSGLLPRISKETPGENGTADNKIQAYCFRLCLTQNVNNQVPITKPEGYDSTQYELLARLATTRWDEFFGKYDPIPNLKTDVNNHGPMSFDNIGMNWDYPDASYERRREIINEHILYQKGILYFMATDKRIPEKVRVTMNKWGYAKDEFTDNGNWPYNIYVRESRRMLGEYVMTENDVLVKRPVPHPVGMGSYTMDSHNVQRYVTAEGYVQNEGDLGVKAPKPYQIDLGSIMPKKEDCLNLIVPVCVSSTHIAFGSIRMEPVFMILGQSAGTIASMAIDKRKTIYDLTYDEIKTKLEADGQILNY; encoded by the coding sequence ATGAAAACAAGTCTCTCCCTCTTATTCCTGGCATTACTCAGTTTATCGGGCTGCCAGACCGATCCAAATTCCTATAAAGCCGATGTGATCGTTTATGGCGGAACTTCAGCTGCCGTAACAACCGCCGTACAGGTTTCCAGAATGGGAAAATCTGTTATAGTTGTGTCACCTGATAAACACCTTGGCGGTTTATCATCATCCGGATTGGGTTTCACCGATACGGGTAACAAAGAAGTAATTGGCGGACTTGCAAGGGAGTTCTACCAGTTATTATATCAGCATTATATGAAAGCCGAATCGTGGAACTGGCAAAAACAGTCAGAATATGGCAATAAGGGACAGGGAAATCCGGCAATTGACGGCGAAAACCGTACAATGTGGATCTTTGAACCCCATGCTGCTGAGGAAGCCTTCGAACAGATGATAAAAGCAAACAATATAACTGTGTTCAGGGAGGAACTTCTGGACCGCGAAAAAGGAGTGGTAAAAAAGAATGGAAAGATTATTTCCATTAGAACCTTAAGCGGCAAATTATTTAAAGCAAAGATTTTTGTTGATGCAACTTATGAAGGAGACCTCATGGCTTCTGCAGGAGTTAAGTATACCGTCGGACGTGAAGCAAACAGTGAATATGGAGAAACCTGGAACGGAGTACAGAAGGGAGTCTTCCATCATGGTCATTATTTCAAAGATAAAATAGATCCTTACAAGATCCCCGGAGATCCTTCTAGCGGATTGCTTCCCAGGATTTCAAAAGAGACTCCGGGCGAAAACGGAACAGCTGATAACAAAATCCAGGCTTACTGTTTCAGATTATGTCTAACACAAAACGTTAACAACCAGGTGCCTATAACAAAACCTGAAGGTTACGACTCCACCCAGTATGAATTACTTGCAAGACTGGCCACAACCAGATGGGATGAGTTTTTCGGGAAATATGATCCGATTCCGAATCTGAAAACCGATGTCAATAATCATGGACCCATGAGTTTCGATAACATAGGAATGAACTGGGATTACCCCGATGCTTCATATGAACGGAGAAGAGAAATAATTAATGAACACATCCTTTACCAGAAGGGTATACTATACTTCATGGCTACCGATAAGCGGATACCTGAAAAAGTGAGAGTTACTATGAACAAATGGGGCTATGCAAAAGACGAGTTTACAGATAACGGGAACTGGCCTTACAACATTTATGTAAGAGAATCGCGCAGGATGCTCGGGGAATATGTAATGACAGAAAATGATGTCCTGGTAAAAAGACCGGTGCCTCATCCCGTTGGAATGGGCTCATATACAATGGATTCTCATAATGTACAAAGATATGTAACCGCAGAAGGTTATGTTCAGAATGAAGGTGATCTTGGAGTAAAAGCACCGAAACCTTATCAGATCGATCTCGGTTCAATAATGCCGAAAAAAGAAGATTGCCTCAACCTGATTGTTCCTGTATGCGTGTCGAGTACACATATTGCATTCGGGTCAATTCGTATGGAACCTGTATTTATGATCCTCGGACAAAGTGCAGGAACAATAGCGTCAATGGCAATTGACAAAAGAAAAACAATCTATGATCTTACTTACGATGAGATAAAAACCAAACTTGAAGCTGACGGACAAATTCTAAATTATTAA
- a CDS encoding DUF1295 domain-containing protein — protein sequence MGLLQIWVQALLVIMSMMTILWIVSVAIKNVSIVDIFWGFGFVLTSVFYFVSTEGYETRKMILLTLVTIWGLRLSVYLAWRNIGKGEDFRYREFRKKYGENRYWWVSFFQTFLLQGVLMWLISAPLLGAQYYSENNQLGVLDYAGIAFWLFGFSFEAGGDFQLAVFKANPSNKGKVLDTGFWRYTRHPNYFGDSCAWWGYGLICIAAGSYVPVLGSILMTALIIKVSGVALLEKSLKDTKPQYREYIEKTRAFLPWFPKKIKRPQTP from the coding sequence ATGGGACTCCTTCAAATCTGGGTTCAGGCATTACTTGTTATAATGTCAATGATGACGATTCTATGGATTGTCAGCGTTGCAATTAAAAATGTCAGCATCGTTGACATCTTCTGGGGATTCGGCTTTGTTCTTACATCAGTATTCTATTTTGTCAGTACGGAAGGATATGAAACCAGGAAAATGATTCTTCTGACCCTTGTTACTATCTGGGGATTAAGGTTATCTGTTTACCTCGCCTGGAGAAATATCGGCAAAGGCGAAGATTTCAGGTACAGGGAATTCAGGAAAAAATATGGTGAAAACAGGTACTGGTGGGTAAGCTTTTTCCAGACATTCCTTCTTCAGGGTGTGCTGATGTGGCTTATATCTGCCCCCTTACTGGGAGCCCAATACTATTCAGAGAATAATCAATTGGGAGTACTGGATTATGCCGGCATCGCCTTCTGGCTTTTTGGCTTCAGTTTCGAAGCAGGAGGCGATTTTCAGCTTGCAGTTTTTAAAGCTAATCCTTCAAATAAAGGGAAGGTACTTGATACCGGATTCTGGCGCTATACCCGCCATCCGAATTATTTCGGGGATTCGTGTGCATGGTGGGGGTATGGACTGATTTGCATCGCTGCCGGAAGTTACGTTCCTGTCCTTGGATCAATACTTATGACAGCTCTTATAATAAAAGTATCAGGCGTTGCACTTCTTGAAAAGAGCCTTAAGGATACCAAACCCCAATACAGGGAATACATTGAAAAAACACGTGCTTTCCTGCCCTGGTTCCCTAAGAAGATCAAACGCCCCCAAACCCCCTAA
- a CDS encoding DUF1987 domain-containing protein has protein sequence MYPDSIIKDSTKRTPRIILQPGRIFIMGRSIPENPGEFYRPVLEWLAEYVVKYKGKSKIDIGFEYINTSSTKWIYTILKELSGLNEICDNASVTWYFEQGDDDMGELGFILRSLLECPFLVVEVNEMSSKKYEQILSGQK, from the coding sequence ATGTACCCTGATTCAATTATAAAAGATTCTACAAAAAGAACTCCCCGGATTATTCTGCAACCCGGCAGGATTTTCATTATGGGTCGCTCAATCCCTGAAAACCCCGGAGAATTCTACAGACCTGTTTTGGAATGGCTGGCGGAATATGTAGTTAAGTATAAGGGAAAATCAAAAATAGACATAGGTTTTGAATACATAAACACCAGTTCTACTAAATGGATCTATACTATCCTTAAAGAGTTGTCCGGACTCAATGAAATATGTGATAATGCCAGCGTTACCTGGTATTTTGAACAGGGTGATGATGATATGGGTGAGCTGGGTTTTATTCTTCGATCTCTTCTGGAGTGTCCGTTTCTGGTTGTTGAGGTGAATGAGATGAGCAGCAAAAAGTATGAGCAGATCTTATCCGGTCAGAAATAG
- a CDS encoding glycoside hydrolase family 16 protein — translation MKHLLISVSLLVFNFASTLPAQKADSYKPDFSNPAVVKGMSLVWNDEFNISGKPDTSVWRYEKGFVRNQELQWYQSENANCKNGLLIIEGRKENFKNPGYVPGSTNWKTNREYAEYSSSSIQTRGKKQFQFGRFEIRARIDTACGSWPAIWTLGITKTWPSNGEIDIMEFYRIKGVPTILANFAWGTNQRNVGKWDDLKKPLSDFIKNDPDWTRKFHVWRMDWTKDSISLFIDDQLLNSVLLGETYNPDGFNPFLQPHYILLNLALGGNGGDPSKSMFPIKYEVDYVRVYQEK, via the coding sequence ATGAAGCATCTATTGATTTCTGTATCGCTACTGGTTTTTAACTTTGCATCCACTCTTCCTGCTCAAAAAGCGGATTCCTACAAACCTGACTTCTCCAACCCAGCGGTTGTTAAAGGAATGTCGCTTGTGTGGAATGATGAATTCAACATTTCAGGAAAGCCGGATACGTCAGTCTGGAGATATGAAAAGGGATTTGTCAGAAACCAGGAACTTCAATGGTACCAGTCCGAAAACGCCAACTGTAAGAACGGATTGCTGATTATTGAAGGACGGAAAGAAAATTTTAAAAATCCGGGCTATGTCCCCGGGAGTACTAACTGGAAGACTAACAGGGAGTATGCTGAATACAGCTCCTCCAGTATACAGACCAGAGGGAAGAAGCAATTTCAGTTCGGGAGGTTTGAGATACGGGCAAGAATTGATACAGCGTGCGGTTCATGGCCTGCTATATGGACACTCGGAATAACGAAAACCTGGCCTTCGAACGGGGAAATAGATATTATGGAATTTTACAGAATCAAAGGTGTTCCCACAATCCTGGCCAATTTTGCCTGGGGTACAAATCAGCGAAATGTCGGAAAGTGGGACGATCTGAAAAAGCCTTTGTCTGATTTTATAAAAAACGATCCGGACTGGACCAGGAAGTTTCATGTCTGGAGAATGGACTGGACTAAAGATTCAATAAGCCTGTTTATTGACGACCAGCTACTGAATTCTGTCTTATTAGGTGAAACTTATAATCCTGATGGTTTCAATCCGTTCCTTCAGCCACATTACATACTGCTGAATCTTGCTCTGGGTGGTAATGGCGGTGACCCTTCAAAGTCGATGTTCCCGATAAAATATGAAGTTGACTATGTGAGGGTTTATCAGGAGAAGTAA
- a CDS encoding alpha/beta hydrolase produces MKTLKPAVSLILFLVVSTVAISQNPVLKVWPMGVPGSLKSDIWTEKVTEANGSPSRYEKVTDPTLTVFLPTAEKATGTAVLICPGGGYGVLAFDHEGFAIARWLNENGIAAYILKYRLPSDQIMKDKSVGPLQDAQEAIRIIRRNREHYKINPNKIGVIGFSAGGHLASTLSTHYAEKVYETTDTVSARPDFSLLIYPVITFDASFTHAGSRKNLIGDNPSQTAIDHFSNELQINAKTPPAFLVHSSDDKTVPVKNSLAYYENLVKNNVIAEMHIFQKGGHGYGMSVGRGTQASWPDLCIKWLNTNGF; encoded by the coding sequence ATGAAAACTCTTAAACCTGCTGTTTCTCTTATACTTTTTCTTGTTGTTTCAACAGTTGCCATATCGCAGAATCCGGTTCTGAAGGTATGGCCTATGGGGGTTCCGGGATCTTTAAAGAGCGACATCTGGACTGAGAAAGTTACAGAAGCTAACGGATCGCCATCGCGGTATGAGAAGGTCACAGATCCAACATTAACAGTTTTTCTTCCAACAGCTGAAAAAGCAACCGGTACTGCAGTGCTGATATGTCCGGGAGGCGGATATGGTGTTCTGGCGTTCGATCATGAGGGATTTGCAATAGCCAGGTGGTTAAATGAAAATGGTATTGCAGCCTATATTCTTAAGTACCGTTTACCATCCGATCAGATTATGAAAGATAAATCAGTCGGACCATTGCAGGATGCCCAGGAAGCAATAAGAATAATTCGCAGGAACAGGGAACACTATAAGATAAATCCTAATAAAATCGGGGTAATCGGATTTTCTGCAGGAGGTCACCTTGCCTCTACCCTTTCAACACATTATGCAGAAAAAGTTTATGAAACCACTGATACAGTCAGTGCCCGACCCGATTTTTCATTATTGATTTATCCGGTAATTACTTTCGATGCCTCATTCACACATGCAGGTTCGAGGAAAAATCTTATCGGTGATAATCCGTCACAAACAGCAATCGATCACTTTTCAAATGAGCTTCAGATAAATGCAAAAACACCACCGGCATTTCTTGTTCACTCTTCAGATGATAAGACAGTTCCGGTAAAAAACAGCCTTGCCTATTATGAGAATCTTGTGAAAAACAATGTTATTGCCGAGATGCACATCTTTCAGAAAGGAGGCCACGGATATGGCATGTCGGTCGGCAGAGGCACCCAGGCCTCATGGCCTGATCTGTGTATTAAGTGGTTAAATACAAATGGTTTTTAA
- a CDS encoding tetratricopeptide repeat protein yields the protein MKKLPLILIIFASLHFSNASAQTSPDYSKIDMMLGRGEYNRVIDTCKLILSADSLNDVIYYKMGLAYQNFLPDDKSFDCYLKASEIAPENKIYRFMVAKGYNNKGKNKMAAPLLESLYEADTMNWTYAYYLTSIYMLDKKYDESLKIYKRFYEKDSTDYVVLDKIGFALLRKGFYPTAIEYYNKSLAINPKNIGSIKNLSFLYASTLMADTALKLLTMGIKIDSSDLDLYIRRAALNFSYNYTKRALDDYLRIMATGDSTLLFIKRAGIGYHYNLQNEKAVEYLKIAFKKDSTDIEVSTFLARSYERMKDYKTSAWYYRSIIRNLNPYLMQLSYAYISLAQTLNTDGLHKEAIDNYLAGQKFGPNRNTDMIIANIYDEKLNDIPNALRYYQRVLNNYKNDKMPPSSKYYESVQKRVDYLKEKQATAAKK from the coding sequence ATGAAAAAGCTACCCCTGATTCTCATAATTTTCGCCTCCCTTCATTTCTCAAATGCCTCAGCTCAAACTTCTCCCGACTACTCAAAGATCGACATGATGCTCGGCCGGGGCGAGTACAACCGGGTAATTGACACCTGCAAACTGATTCTCTCCGCAGACAGCCTTAATGATGTTATTTATTACAAAATGGGACTGGCATACCAGAACTTCCTGCCTGATGACAAATCATTTGACTGTTATCTTAAAGCCTCTGAAATTGCACCTGAGAATAAAATATACAGATTTATGGTTGCCAAAGGGTATAATAACAAGGGTAAAAATAAAATGGCTGCACCTCTTCTGGAAAGTCTGTATGAAGCGGACACAATGAACTGGACCTATGCTTATTACCTGACTTCAATATATATGCTGGATAAAAAATATGACGAATCTTTAAAGATATACAAGAGGTTTTATGAAAAGGATTCAACAGATTATGTAGTTCTTGATAAGATTGGCTTTGCGCTTCTGAGAAAAGGTTTTTACCCGACCGCGATTGAGTATTACAACAAATCGCTGGCAATAAACCCCAAAAATATTGGGTCAATCAAGAATCTTTCATTTTTATATGCTTCAACTCTAATGGCTGATACAGCACTGAAACTGCTTACAATGGGAATTAAAATAGATTCTTCTGATCTTGATCTTTATATTCGCAGAGCTGCTCTCAACTTTTCGTATAACTATACAAAAAGAGCATTAGATGATTATCTCAGAATTATGGCCACTGGTGATTCCACACTTCTCTTTATTAAACGGGCCGGTATAGGATATCACTATAACCTTCAGAACGAAAAAGCGGTTGAGTATCTTAAAATAGCGTTCAAAAAAGACTCAACTGATATTGAAGTTTCCACATTTCTGGCACGCAGTTACGAAAGGATGAAAGATTATAAGACCAGTGCCTGGTACTACAGAAGCATTATCAGGAATCTTAATCCTTACCTGATGCAATTAAGCTATGCATATATATCTCTGGCACAGACATTGAATACAGATGGCCTTCATAAAGAGGCAATTGACAATTATCTGGCAGGACAAAAATTTGGTCCGAACAGGAATACTGATATGATAATTGCAAATATCTATGACGAGAAACTTAACGACATCCCGAATGCCTTGCGTTATTATCAGCGTGTTCTCAATAATTATAAAAACGACAAGATGCCTCCCTCTTCAAAGTATTATGAATCAGTCCAGAAACGGGTTGATTACCTGAAAGAGAAACAGGCAACTGCGGCAAAAAAGTAG